A single window of Micrococcaceae bacterium Sec5.1 DNA harbors:
- a CDS encoding UDP-glucose/GDP-mannose dehydrogenase family protein has translation MRISVIGCGYLGAVHAACMAKLGHTVVGIDVDEKKIADLSDTKAPFYEPGLEALLQEVQETGRLTFTTNMAAASGSDAHFICVGTPQKKGENGADLTYVDAAIRDLVPHLAPGDLVVGKSTVPVGTAARLAELLSEHHPDIHLVWNPEFLREGHAVSDTLHPDRFVYGVSDGSEDHPAVTVLDGVYAIPLSEGTPRLVMDLPTSELVKTAANSFLATKISFINAMAELCEAAGADVTRLADAIGMDDRIGRKFLHAGIGFGGGCLPKDIRAFMARAGELGADQALTFLREVDAINMRRRSRVVELTRELCGDLLLGKRVTVLGAAFKPESDDVRDSPALSIAAQLQLQGAVVTVTDPKAIKNAARRFPELQYEQDLDSAVQNADAVLLLTEWQEYRELDPYLLKDSVSTPRILDGRNVLDPGKWRDAGWHYRGLGRP, from the coding sequence ATGCGTATTTCAGTAATAGGGTGCGGCTACCTTGGAGCTGTCCATGCAGCCTGTATGGCGAAGCTCGGGCATACTGTCGTCGGGATCGACGTGGACGAGAAAAAGATCGCAGATCTTTCAGACACTAAGGCGCCGTTCTATGAACCCGGTCTTGAAGCCCTCCTCCAGGAAGTTCAAGAGACAGGTCGGCTAACATTCACAACTAACATGGCTGCCGCATCCGGAAGTGATGCGCATTTCATCTGCGTTGGCACTCCTCAAAAAAAGGGTGAAAACGGTGCTGACCTCACCTATGTGGATGCCGCGATTCGGGACCTTGTCCCACACCTAGCCCCTGGGGATCTCGTCGTCGGCAAGTCCACCGTCCCCGTCGGTACGGCAGCCAGACTGGCTGAATTACTCTCTGAACACCATCCCGACATCCACCTCGTGTGGAACCCAGAGTTTCTTCGCGAAGGCCACGCAGTATCTGACACACTGCATCCCGATCGTTTCGTTTATGGAGTGTCTGACGGTTCAGAAGACCACCCCGCCGTGACGGTACTGGACGGCGTCTATGCAATTCCTCTGTCAGAGGGAACGCCACGCCTGGTTATGGACCTACCGACTTCCGAACTAGTGAAGACTGCGGCAAATTCTTTCCTCGCAACAAAGATCTCGTTCATCAACGCTATGGCCGAACTCTGCGAGGCGGCTGGAGCAGACGTAACTCGTCTTGCCGACGCAATAGGAATGGACGATAGGATCGGCCGGAAGTTCCTCCATGCAGGAATAGGCTTCGGTGGGGGTTGCCTTCCCAAAGACATTCGAGCCTTCATGGCGCGAGCAGGCGAACTGGGAGCCGATCAGGCGCTGACGTTCCTCCGCGAAGTAGACGCAATCAATATGCGCCGCCGCTCACGCGTCGTGGAATTGACTCGTGAGCTATGCGGAGATCTCCTCCTCGGCAAGCGGGTCACTGTCCTCGGCGCAGCGTTTAAGCCCGAAAGTGACGATGTACGCGATTCGCCAGCCTTAAGCATCGCGGCCCAGCTGCAACTTCAAGGTGCTGTCGTAACTGTTACCGACCCAAAGGCAATAAAGAACGCCGCCCGGCGATTCCCCGAGCTTCAGTATGAGCAAGACCTCGACTCCGCTGTCCAGAATGCCGATGCCGTCCTGCTTCTTACCGAGTGGCAGGAATACCGCGAACTCGACCCATATCTGCTCAAAGACTCTGTCTCAACGCCCCGGATTCTGGATGGCCGCAACGTCCTTGACCCCGGCAAGTGGCGTGACGCGGGTTGGCACTACCGCGGACTCGGACGGCCATAG